One part of the Streptomyces lienomycini genome encodes these proteins:
- a CDS encoding polysaccharide deacetylase family protein, translating into MASRTRRHGAARSAREGSRRRLPLRLLLPLLVLVALVAMLMLRGYVHSEILADHRIQPPAATGQVPQKILDGGPVIDVRDGRTESLSVPDHRLVLTFDDGPDPTWTPRVLDVLKKHDAHAVFFVTGTMASRYPDLVKRMVDEGHEVGLHTFNHPDLSYQSKKRIDWELSQNQLAITGAAGVRTSLFRPPYSSFADAMDDKSWPVTQYIGSRGYITVVNNTDSEDWKKPGVHEIIRRATPHGGKGAIVLMHDSGGDRHQTVQALDRFLPDLKKQGYEFDNLTEALDVPSAMSPVTGVDLWKGKAWVFLVQASERLTDALVVGLAVIGTLVIGRFVLMLLLSGVHARRVRRRRFSWGAAITEPVTVLVPAYNEAKCIENTVRSLMESDHPIEVIVIDDGSSDGTARIVEGLGLPNVRVIRQLNAGKPAALNRGLANARYDIVVMMDGDTVFEPSTVRELVQPFGDPRVGAVAGNAKVGNKDTLIGAWQHIEYVMGFNLDRRMYDVLGCMPTIPGAVGAFRRSALEPFGGMSDDTLAEDTDVTMALHRAGWRVVYAENARAWTEAPESVSQLWSQRYRWSYGTMQAIWKHRRAVIEKGPSGRFGRVGLPFVSLFMIVAPLLAPLIDVFLLYGLVFGPTQQTVMAWLGVLAIQAVCAAFAFRLDRERLAPLISLPLQQILYRQIMYVVLLQSWITALTGGRLRWQKLRRSGGVSAPPPGADGVPPQRRSGAMDGRPVG; encoded by the coding sequence ATGGCATCCCGCACCCGCCGTCACGGGGCCGCGCGCAGCGCCCGTGAGGGCTCCCGCCGTCGCCTGCCCTTGCGCCTGCTGCTCCCGCTGCTCGTCCTGGTCGCCCTGGTGGCCATGCTCATGCTGCGCGGATACGTGCACAGCGAGATCCTCGCCGACCACCGCATCCAGCCGCCCGCCGCCACCGGCCAGGTACCGCAGAAGATCCTGGACGGCGGCCCGGTCATCGACGTCCGCGACGGCCGCACCGAGAGCCTCAGCGTGCCCGACCACCGGCTCGTCCTCACCTTCGACGACGGCCCGGACCCGACCTGGACGCCGCGCGTGCTGGACGTGCTGAAGAAGCACGACGCGCACGCGGTCTTCTTCGTCACCGGCACCATGGCCTCCCGCTACCCGGACCTCGTCAAACGCATGGTCGACGAGGGCCACGAGGTGGGCCTGCACACCTTCAACCACCCCGACCTCTCCTACCAGTCCAAGAAGCGCATCGACTGGGAGCTGTCGCAGAACCAGTTGGCGATCACCGGCGCGGCCGGCGTGCGCACCTCGCTGTTCCGCCCGCCGTACTCCTCCTTCGCCGACGCCATGGACGACAAGTCCTGGCCCGTCACGCAGTACATAGGCAGCCGCGGCTACATCACCGTCGTCAACAACACCGACAGCGAGGACTGGAAGAAGCCCGGCGTCCACGAGATCATCCGCCGGGCCACGCCGCACGGCGGCAAGGGCGCCATCGTCCTCATGCACGACTCCGGCGGCGACCGCCACCAGACCGTGCAGGCTCTGGACAGGTTCCTGCCCGACCTGAAGAAGCAGGGCTACGAGTTCGACAACCTCACCGAGGCCCTGGACGTCCCCAGCGCCATGAGCCCGGTGACCGGCGTCGACCTGTGGAAGGGCAAGGCCTGGGTCTTCCTGGTCCAGGCCTCGGAACGGCTCACCGACGCCCTGGTGGTGGGCCTGGCCGTCATCGGCACGCTGGTCATCGGCCGTTTCGTCCTGATGCTGCTCCTGTCCGGCGTCCACGCCCGCCGGGTCCGCCGCCGGCGCTTCAGCTGGGGAGCGGCGATCACCGAACCGGTGACGGTGCTGGTCCCGGCGTACAACGAGGCCAAGTGCATCGAGAACACGGTCCGTTCCCTGATGGAGAGCGACCACCCGATCGAGGTCATCGTCATCGACGACGGCTCCAGTGACGGCACCGCCCGGATCGTGGAGGGCCTCGGCCTGCCGAACGTCCGGGTGATCCGCCAGCTCAACGCCGGCAAGCCGGCCGCCCTCAACCGCGGCCTGGCCAACGCCCGTTACGACATCGTCGTGATGATGGACGGCGACACCGTCTTCGAACCGTCCACCGTCCGCGAACTCGTCCAGCCCTTCGGCGACCCGAGGGTGGGCGCGGTGGCCGGCAACGCGAAGGTCGGCAACAAGGACACCCTCATCGGCGCCTGGCAGCACATCGAGTACGTGATGGGCTTCAACCTGGACCGCCGGATGTACGACGTCCTCGGCTGCATGCCGACGATCCCCGGTGCCGTCGGCGCCTTCCGCCGCTCCGCCCTGGAGCCCTTCGGGGGCATGAGCGACGACACGCTCGCCGAGGACACCGACGTCACCATGGCGCTGCACCGCGCCGGCTGGCGCGTCGTCTACGCCGAGAACGCCCGCGCCTGGACCGAGGCCCCGGAGTCCGTCAGCCAACTCTGGTCCCAGCGTTACCGCTGGTCGTACGGCACCATGCAGGCCATCTGGAAGCACCGCCGCGCGGTGATCGAGAAGGGCCCCTCGGGCCGCTTCGGCCGCGTGGGCCTGCCCTTCGTCTCCCTGTTCATGATCGTGGCCCCGCTGCTGGCCCCGCTGATCGACGTCTTCCTGCTCTACGGCCTCGTCTTCGGCCCGACCCAGCAGACGGTCATGGCGTGGCTGGGCGTCCTCGCCATCCAGGCGGTCTGCGCGGCCTTCGCCTTCCGGCTCGACCGGGAACGGCTGGCCCCGCTCATCTCGCTGCCCCTCCAGCAGATCCTGTACCGCCAGATCATGTACGTGGTGCTGCTCCAGTCCTGGATCACGGCGCTCACCGGCGGCCGGCTGCGCTGGCAGAAGCTGCGGCGCAGCGGCGGCGTGTCCGCGCCGCCGCCCGGAGCCGACGGCGTACCGCCCCAGCGGCGGTCCGGTGCCATGGACGGGAGGCCGGTCGGATGA
- the smpB gene encoding SsrA-binding protein SmpB yields MAKEKGRKLIAQNKKARHDYQILDTYEAGLVLSGTEVKSLRQGRASLADGFVQLDGHEAWLHNVHVPEYSQGTWTNHSARRKRKLLLHRVEIDKLESKSQETGHTIVPLALYFKDGRAKVEIALARGKKEYDKRQTLREKQDRREAERTISAIRRKQRA; encoded by the coding sequence ATGGCTAAGGAAAAAGGGCGCAAGCTGATCGCGCAGAACAAGAAGGCGCGGCACGACTACCAGATCCTCGACACCTACGAGGCGGGCCTCGTGCTGTCCGGTACCGAGGTCAAGTCGCTGCGCCAGGGGCGGGCCTCGCTGGCCGACGGCTTCGTGCAGCTGGACGGTCACGAGGCGTGGCTGCACAACGTGCACGTGCCGGAGTACAGCCAGGGCACCTGGACCAACCACAGTGCCCGCCGCAAGCGGAAGCTGCTGCTGCACCGGGTGGAGATCGACAAGCTGGAGTCGAAGTCGCAGGAGACCGGTCACACGATCGTGCCCCTGGCGCTCTACTTCAAGGACGGCCGGGCCAAGGTCGAGATCGCGCTGGCGCGCGGCAAGAAGGAGTACGACAAGCGTCAGACCCTCCGGGAGAAGCAGGACCGCCGCGAGGCGGAGCGGACGATCTCCGCGATCCGGCGCAAGCAGCGGGCCTGA
- the ftsX gene encoding permease-like cell division protein FtsX, translating to MRAQFVLSEIGVGLRRNLTMTFAVIVSVALSLALFGGSLLMSDQVNTMKGYWYDKVNVSVFLCNKSDAESDPNCAKGAVTADQKKQIMSDLDEMAVVEKVTYESQDEAYKHYKEQFGDSPLASSLTPDQMQESYRIKLQDPEKYQVIATAFDGRDGVQSVQDQKGILDNLFGLLNGMNWAARAVMALMLVVALMLIVNTVRVSAFSRRRETGIMRLVGASGFYIQAPFIMEAAVAGLIGGGVACGFLVIARYFIIDHGLALSEKLNLINFIGWDAVLTKLPLILATSLLMPALAAFFALRKYLKV from the coding sequence ATGCGCGCCCAGTTCGTGCTCTCGGAGATCGGTGTCGGTCTTCGCCGCAATCTGACGATGACCTTCGCGGTGATCGTCTCCGTCGCCCTCTCCCTGGCCCTGTTCGGCGGTTCGCTGCTGATGAGCGACCAGGTCAACACCATGAAGGGCTACTGGTACGACAAGGTCAACGTCTCGGTCTTCCTCTGCAACAAGAGCGACGCCGAGTCCGACCCCAACTGCGCCAAGGGCGCGGTGACCGCGGACCAGAAGAAGCAGATCATGTCCGACCTCGACGAGATGGCCGTCGTCGAGAAGGTGACGTACGAGTCGCAGGACGAGGCGTACAAGCACTACAAGGAGCAGTTCGGCGACTCGCCGCTGGCCAGCTCCCTCACGCCCGACCAGATGCAGGAGTCGTACCGGATCAAGCTGCAGGACCCGGAGAAGTACCAGGTCATCGCGACCGCCTTCGACGGCCGGGACGGCGTGCAGTCCGTGCAGGACCAGAAGGGCATCCTGGACAACCTCTTCGGTCTGCTGAACGGCATGAACTGGGCCGCCCGCGCGGTGATGGCACTCATGCTGGTCGTCGCCCTGATGCTGATCGTCAACACCGTGCGCGTGTCGGCGTTCAGCCGGCGGCGCGAGACCGGCATCATGCGCCTCGTCGGTGCGTCGGGCTTCTACATCCAGGCACCGTTCATCATGGAGGCGGCGGTCGCCGGTCTCATCGGCGGTGGTGTCGCCTGCGGCTTCCTGGTGATCGCCAGATACTTCATCATCGACCACGGGCTCGCCCTGTCCGAGAAGCTGAACCTGATCAACTTCATCGGCTGGGACGCCGTGCTGACGAAGCTGCCGCTGATCCTGGCCACCAGTCTGCTGATGCCCGCGTTGGCCGCGTTCTTCGCGTTGCGCAAGTACCTGAAGGTGTGA
- a CDS encoding LysR family transcriptional regulator — MPAPAHLDPRLLRAFTTVAEELHFTRAAARLYVAQQALSKDVRRLERELGAELFVRTTRQVTLTADGVRLLPYARRVLQAQDDLLAAFGQARPLLVDLNSPGLVTGRLVLERARALAPEQELMARYESGLTHAAGELLAGRVDASFGRFAGLPAALGSGLGHQPVRYEPMAVVLPEEHPLARLAEVPLPALAGESVYAGAGNPRTPEWTDLAHRLFEGRGIDVASPAPLAIGEEEFQRIMDKTRNPILAVESFPAMAATVVRPLVDPVPLSPVSLVWRKGLVHPALDALRGAASQVAAENDWLRVPVGGWIPAADAAVMSAHK; from the coding sequence ATGCCCGCACCCGCCCACCTCGACCCCCGCCTCCTGCGCGCCTTCACCACCGTCGCCGAGGAGTTGCACTTCACCCGCGCCGCCGCCCGTCTCTACGTGGCCCAGCAGGCGCTCAGCAAGGATGTGCGGCGCCTGGAACGGGAGTTGGGCGCCGAGCTGTTCGTCCGGACCACCCGGCAGGTGACGTTGACGGCCGACGGCGTGCGCCTGCTGCCGTACGCCCGCCGGGTCCTCCAGGCGCAGGACGATTTGCTGGCAGCCTTCGGGCAGGCCCGCCCGCTGCTGGTCGACCTCAACTCCCCGGGCCTGGTCACCGGCCGCCTGGTCCTGGAGCGGGCCCGCGCACTCGCTCCCGAGCAGGAGCTGATGGCGCGGTACGAGAGCGGCCTGACGCACGCCGCCGGTGAACTGCTCGCCGGCCGCGTCGACGCCTCCTTCGGCCGCTTCGCGGGACTGCCCGCGGCACTCGGGTCGGGGCTCGGCCATCAGCCCGTGCGCTACGAACCCATGGCCGTCGTCCTGCCCGAGGAGCATCCGCTGGCCCGGCTGGCGGAGGTGCCGCTGCCCGCACTCGCCGGGGAGAGCGTGTACGCCGGGGCGGGCAACCCGCGCACGCCGGAGTGGACCGACCTCGCGCATCGCCTGTTCGAGGGACGTGGCATCGACGTGGCGTCACCCGCTCCGCTGGCGATCGGGGAGGAGGAGTTCCAGCGGATCATGGACAAGACGCGCAATCCGATCCTCGCGGTGGAGAGCTTTCCGGCCATGGCGGCGACCGTGGTGCGTCCGCTCGTCGACCCCGTGCCGCTGTCGCCGGTCTCACTTGTCTGGCGAAAGGGACTGGTGCATCCGGCGCTCGACGCGCTGCGCGGGGCGGCGTCCCAGGTCGCGGCCGAAAACGACTGGCTCCGGGTGCCTGTCGGGGGATGGATTCCGGCCGCGGACGCCGCTGTGATGTCCGCCCACAAGTGA
- the ftsE gene encoding cell division ATP-binding protein FtsE yields MIRFDNVSKVYPKQSHPALRDVSLEVEKGEFVFLVGSSGSGKSTFLRLVLREERCSHGQVHVLGKDLARLSNWKVPQMRRQLGTVFQDFRLLPNKTVGENVAFAQEVIGKSRGEIRKSVPQVLDLVGLGGKEDRRPGELSGGEQQRVAIARAFVNRPKLLIADEPTGNLDPQTSVGIMKLLDRINRTGTTVIMATHDQNIVDQMRKRVIELEKGRLVRDQARGVYGYQH; encoded by the coding sequence GTGATCCGATTCGACAACGTCTCCAAGGTCTACCCCAAACAGAGCCACCCAGCCCTCAGGGACGTCTCCCTGGAGGTCGAGAAGGGCGAGTTCGTCTTCCTCGTGGGTTCCTCCGGCTCCGGAAAGTCCACCTTCCTGCGGCTGGTCCTCCGTGAGGAGCGGTGCAGTCACGGACAGGTGCACGTCCTGGGGAAGGACCTCGCCCGCCTCTCCAACTGGAAGGTGCCGCAGATGCGGCGCCAGCTGGGGACGGTGTTCCAGGACTTCCGCCTGCTGCCGAACAAGACGGTCGGCGAGAACGTCGCCTTCGCCCAGGAGGTCATCGGCAAGTCCCGCGGCGAGATCCGCAAGTCCGTGCCGCAGGTGCTCGACCTCGTCGGGCTCGGCGGCAAGGAGGACCGCAGGCCCGGCGAGCTGTCCGGCGGCGAGCAGCAGCGCGTCGCCATCGCGCGCGCCTTCGTCAACCGGCCCAAGCTGCTGATCGCCGACGAGCCCACGGGCAACCTCGACCCGCAGACCTCCGTCGGCATCATGAAGCTGCTCGACCGCATCAACCGGACGGGCACCACCGTGATCATGGCCACCCACGACCAGAACATCGTGGACCAGATGCGCAAGCGCGTCATCGAGCTGGAGAAGGGCCGCCTCGTCCGTGACCAGGCACGCGGCGTCTACGGCTACCAGCACTGA
- a CDS encoding acyltransferase family protein, producing the protein MPQQKQARRGPVRDRYFDLLRAVALFRVVLYHLMGWAWLPVVFPSMGVMFALAGNLMARSLKRPAVQVVRSRMRRLLPPLWLLGAVGVTGMVLQGWGPNDEGHPGWWWFHLLYWVLPLSDPPFGEGLPGIHGILADNWASDLAGPLWYIRAYLWYVLLSPLLLRALRSLPWVTILAPLALSAAFQFGYLNLPGERFPSALTDFSTFGACWVLGMAHQEGVLKRLPRYAVPSVAPIIAALGLWYAFREGFKTGYDLDSIPFAQAVWSFATVLLLLHVSPSWAEWPRRLRRWDRLITLLNSRAVTIYLWHNICIVVAATLWDQLWGFEVMYENVPWLLNSPWPVLAIAWVLIGSCIVWFGWMEDVAAKRTPQMWPDGGKRTERKPAGARAAHRG; encoded by the coding sequence ATGCCCCAGCAGAAGCAGGCCCGGCGGGGCCCCGTCCGCGACCGGTACTTCGACCTGCTGCGGGCCGTGGCCCTCTTCCGTGTGGTCCTGTACCACCTGATGGGCTGGGCCTGGCTGCCGGTGGTGTTCCCGTCCATGGGCGTGATGTTCGCCCTCGCGGGCAACCTGATGGCCCGCTCCCTCAAGCGCCCGGCCGTCCAGGTCGTCCGCAGCCGCATGCGCCGGCTGCTGCCGCCGCTGTGGCTGCTGGGCGCCGTCGGCGTCACCGGCATGGTGCTGCAGGGCTGGGGCCCGAACGACGAGGGCCACCCCGGCTGGTGGTGGTTCCACCTCCTCTACTGGGTCCTGCCGCTGAGCGACCCGCCGTTCGGCGAGGGACTGCCGGGCATCCACGGGATCCTCGCCGACAACTGGGCGTCCGACCTCGCGGGACCGCTCTGGTACATCCGCGCCTACCTCTGGTACGTCCTGCTCTCCCCGCTCCTGCTGCGCGCGCTGCGCTCCCTGCCGTGGGTGACGATCCTGGCGCCGCTCGCGCTGTCGGCCGCCTTCCAGTTCGGCTACCTCAACCTGCCGGGCGAGCGCTTCCCCTCGGCGCTCACCGACTTCAGCACCTTCGGCGCCTGCTGGGTGCTGGGCATGGCCCACCAGGAAGGCGTCCTGAAGCGGCTGCCGCGCTACGCCGTGCCCTCGGTGGCCCCGATCATCGCCGCCCTCGGCCTCTGGTACGCCTTCAGGGAAGGCTTCAAGACCGGCTACGACCTGGACTCCATCCCCTTCGCACAGGCCGTCTGGTCCTTCGCGACGGTGCTGCTGCTCCTGCACGTCAGCCCGTCGTGGGCCGAGTGGCCGCGCCGGCTGCGCCGCTGGGACCGCCTGATCACCCTGCTCAACTCCCGTGCCGTGACGATCTACCTGTGGCACAACATCTGCATCGTCGTCGCGGCCACGCTGTGGGACCAGCTGTGGGGCTTCGAGGTCATGTACGAGAACGTCCCCTGGCTGCTGAACAGCCCCTGGCCGGTCCTCGCCATCGCCTGGGTGCTCATCGGGAGCTGCATCGTCTGGTTCGGCTGGATGGAGGACGTGGCCGCCAAGCGCACCCCGCAGATGTGGCCGGACGGCGGGAAGCGGACCGAGCGGAAACCGGCCGGGGCCCGCGCCGCGCACCGGGGCTGA
- a CDS encoding nitrate/nitrite transporter translates to MTVPGGRWIAYWDPEDETFWRETGERTARRNLFFSVLSEHIGFSVWTLWSVLVLFMGPEYGLTPADKFLLTSAVTLVGAVVRVPYTFAVAVFGGRNWTIASAGLLLVPTVAAFAVMEPGTSFSTFLLVGMLAGIGGGNFASSMTNINAFFPLRKKGWALGLNAGGGNIGVPVIQLVALAIIGASGGPRVLLGVYIPLILAAAVLAACFMDNLASVRNDTGAAKDAARQAHTWIMSVLYVGTFGSFIGYSFAFGQVLQSQFGRTPLQAAYLTFIGPLLGSLVRPLGGRLADRYGGARITLWNFVAMAAATAALVAAGLAESLGLFAAVFVVLFVLSGLGNGSTFKMIPGIFQNKALDKGLTGEEAVAYGRRLSGASMGLIGAVGALGGVAVNLAFRQSFLSSGSGTGAFVAFLAFYAVCFAVTWAVYLRRPAVRTPEGAVGRERVGAGLRHAEV, encoded by the coding sequence ATGACAGTCCCTGGCGGCCGCTGGATCGCGTACTGGGATCCGGAGGACGAGACCTTCTGGAGGGAGACGGGGGAGCGGACCGCCCGGCGGAACCTGTTCTTCTCCGTGCTCTCGGAGCACATCGGGTTCTCGGTCTGGACGCTGTGGTCCGTGCTGGTGCTCTTCATGGGCCCGGAGTACGGGCTGACTCCCGCCGACAAGTTCCTGCTGACGTCCGCGGTGACGCTCGTCGGCGCGGTCGTGCGGGTGCCGTACACCTTCGCCGTCGCCGTCTTCGGCGGGCGGAACTGGACGATCGCCTCCGCCGGGCTGCTGCTGGTGCCGACCGTCGCGGCCTTCGCCGTCATGGAACCGGGGACCTCCTTCTCGACGTTCCTGCTCGTCGGGATGCTGGCCGGCATCGGCGGCGGCAACTTCGCCTCCTCCATGACCAACATCAACGCCTTCTTCCCGCTCAGGAAGAAGGGCTGGGCGCTCGGCCTCAACGCCGGGGGCGGCAACATCGGCGTGCCGGTCATCCAGCTCGTCGCCCTCGCGATCATCGGGGCGAGCGGCGGGCCCCGGGTGCTGCTGGGCGTCTACATCCCGCTGATCCTGGCGGCCGCCGTCCTCGCCGCCTGCTTCATGGACAACCTGGCCTCCGTGAGGAACGACACCGGGGCCGCCAAGGACGCCGCCCGGCAGGCCCACACCTGGATCATGTCGGTGCTGTACGTCGGCACGTTCGGCTCGTTCATCGGCTACAGCTTCGCCTTCGGGCAGGTGCTGCAGAGCCAGTTCGGGCGCACCCCGCTCCAGGCGGCCTACCTCACCTTCATCGGTCCGCTGCTCGGCTCCCTCGTCCGGCCGCTGGGCGGCAGGCTCGCCGACCGGTACGGCGGCGCGCGGATCACCCTGTGGAACTTCGTCGCCATGGCCGCCGCCACGGCCGCCCTCGTCGCGGCCGGCCTGGCGGAGTCGCTCGGGCTGTTCGCGGCCGTGTTCGTGGTGCTGTTCGTGCTCAGCGGGCTGGGCAACGGCTCGACGTTCAAGATGATCCCGGGGATCTTCCAGAACAAGGCGCTGGACAAGGGGCTGACGGGGGAGGAAGCGGTGGCGTACGGGCGCCGGCTCTCCGGCGCCTCCATGGGGCTGATCGGCGCGGTGGGCGCGCTCGGCGGAGTCGCCGTCAACCTCGCCTTCCGGCAGTCCTTCCTGTCCTCCGGCTCGGGCACGGGCGCCTTCGTCGCGTTCCTCGCCTTCTACGCCGTGTGCTTCGCCGTGACGTGGGCGGTATACCTTCGTCGTCCCGCCGTCCGGACGCCGGAGGGCGCGGTCGGCCGGGAACGGGTGGGGGCCGGGCTCCGCCACGCCGAGGTGTGA
- a CDS encoding MFS transporter — protein MPQPTPARPSRPAPSAPFLTVTADTVVAADFRPRTRRRPPGPYRRLLSTPGARAFTIGNLTARLPMGMFSVSAVVMIADTRGSYALAGAVTATGLAATALVAPWTARLVDRHGQARVAVPATLFAALGSVALLLCVRYGAPAWTLFAAYAATATTPNTGGMARARWAHLLRGDADALHTANSFEQATDELCYMLGPVVAAFLCTAVFPEAGTLVGVVLLVAGMLLFAAQRATEPPARPRPTAKAPLRAPGIPPLLVVCLATGGVFGAMEVVTIAFADAQGHRAAAGAVLALQAAGSCAAGLLYGVVRPTGPVERRLPWCVAAMAALLTLPLLAASLSGSLPLLALTLLVGGMATAPTMVTTMTLVQHRTPEGRLNEGMTLAVTGLLGGIACGSAAGGWTVEHLSPTAGYAIPVTAAALALLLSLLPHRRTAQKRRG, from the coding sequence ATGCCGCAACCGACTCCGGCGCGACCGTCCCGCCCCGCTCCGTCCGCCCCCTTCCTGACCGTCACCGCCGACACCGTGGTCGCGGCCGACTTCCGTCCCCGTACCCGGCGCCGGCCGCCCGGCCCGTACCGGCGTCTCCTCTCCACACCCGGCGCCCGCGCCTTCACGATCGGTAATCTGACCGCCCGGCTGCCCATGGGCATGTTCAGCGTGAGCGCGGTCGTGATGATCGCCGACACCCGTGGTTCGTACGCCCTGGCGGGCGCCGTCACCGCGACGGGCCTGGCGGCGACGGCCCTGGTCGCGCCGTGGACCGCGCGGCTCGTCGACCGGCACGGCCAGGCCCGGGTCGCCGTGCCCGCCACCCTCTTCGCCGCGCTGGGCTCCGTCGCCCTGCTGCTGTGCGTCCGGTACGGGGCGCCGGCCTGGACGCTGTTCGCCGCGTACGCCGCCACCGCGACGACGCCCAACACCGGCGGCATGGCCCGCGCCCGCTGGGCCCACCTGCTGAGGGGCGACGCCGACGCGCTGCACACCGCGAACTCCTTCGAGCAGGCCACGGACGAGCTGTGCTACATGCTCGGGCCGGTCGTCGCGGCGTTCCTGTGCACCGCGGTGTTCCCGGAGGCCGGCACGCTCGTGGGCGTGGTGCTGCTGGTGGCGGGCATGCTGCTGTTCGCCGCGCAGCGTGCGACCGAGCCGCCGGCCCGCCCGCGCCCGACGGCGAAGGCGCCGTTGCGGGCTCCGGGCATTCCCCCGCTGTTGGTGGTGTGCCTGGCGACGGGCGGCGTGTTCGGCGCCATGGAGGTCGTCACGATCGCGTTCGCGGACGCACAGGGGCACCGTGCGGCGGCCGGTGCGGTCCTCGCGCTGCAGGCGGCCGGTTCCTGCGCGGCGGGCCTGCTGTACGGCGTGGTCAGGCCGACCGGGCCGGTCGAGCGCCGACTGCCGTGGTGCGTGGCCGCGATGGCGGCCCTGCTGACGCTGCCGCTGCTCGCGGCGTCCCTCAGCGGCTCACTGCCCCTGCTGGCGCTCACGCTGCTGGTCGGCGGGATGGCGACGGCACCCACGATGGTCACCACGATGACGCTGGTGCAGCACCGCACTCCGGAGGGCCGGCTGAACGAGGGCATGACCCTCGCGGTGACCGGCCTGCTCGGCGGCATCGCCTGCGGCAGCGCGGCGGGCGGCTGGACGGTGGAGCACCTCTCCCCCACGGCCGGCTACGCCATACCGGTCACGGCGGCCGCACTGGCCCTGCTCCTCAGCCTGCTGCCGCACCGACGTACCGCACAAAAACGACGAGGGTGA
- a CDS encoding S41 family peptidase → MSGRDLFCQPRRVRHGAALTLVFASVLATGAATGSLPGTDRKPESGAARSAAPADRQTRHDDVARAAAEAMADGKSPVEAAERAVSRSGDRWGAVYSRGEYEELEDALDGRYTGVGLSARRERDGRIEVAQVRSGSPAADAGIREGDRLRTVDGERVDGRPVTEVVSILRGDAEREPAGSAVRLGLERGTRAWTETVHRARLSTDPVTVRTLAGGPTVVKVVSFTKGVGEQVRTAVDGLPSDAGIVLDLRGNSGGLVAEAVTAASAFLDGGLVATYDVDGAQRALHAEPGGDTGRPLVALVDGGTMSAAELLTGALQDRGRAVVLGSRTFGKGSVQMPSRLPGGSVAELTVGHYRTPSGRGVDGTGITPDLEVDPTDPTALEQARTVLSGLGR, encoded by the coding sequence ATGTCAGGTCGTGACCTGTTCTGTCAGCCCCGTCGCGTGCGCCACGGGGCCGCCCTGACCTTGGTGTTCGCGAGCGTGCTCGCCACCGGCGCGGCCACCGGCTCGCTCCCCGGGACCGACCGGAAGCCCGAGTCCGGCGCGGCCCGGTCGGCCGCCCCGGCCGACCGGCAGACCCGGCACGACGACGTGGCCCGCGCCGCCGCCGAGGCCATGGCCGACGGCAAGTCCCCGGTGGAGGCCGCCGAACGCGCGGTCAGCCGCAGCGGGGACCGCTGGGGCGCCGTCTACTCCCGGGGCGAGTACGAGGAGTTGGAGGACGCCCTCGACGGCCGGTACACCGGGGTGGGGCTCTCCGCCCGACGCGAACGCGACGGCCGCATCGAGGTGGCCCAGGTGCGCTCCGGCTCGCCCGCCGCCGACGCCGGGATCCGTGAGGGCGACCGGCTGCGCACCGTGGACGGCGAGCGGGTCGACGGGCGCCCCGTCACCGAGGTCGTCTCCATACTGCGCGGTGACGCCGAGCGGGAGCCCGCCGGCAGTGCCGTCCGGCTCGGACTGGAGCGCGGCACGCGCGCGTGGACCGAGACCGTGCACCGCGCCCGGCTGTCCACGGACCCCGTGACCGTCCGCACGCTCGCCGGCGGCCCCACCGTCGTCAAGGTCGTCTCCTTCACCAAGGGCGTCGGCGAACAGGTGCGCACCGCCGTCGACGGGCTCCCGTCCGACGCCGGGATCGTCCTCGACCTGCGCGGGAACTCCGGGGGCCTGGTCGCCGAGGCCGTCACCGCCGCCTCCGCCTTCCTCGACGGCGGCCTGGTCGCCACGTACGACGTCGACGGCGCCCAGCGGGCCCTGCACGCCGAACCCGGCGGGGACACCGGCAGACCCCTGGTCGCCCTCGTCGACGGCGGCACGATGAGCGCGGCCGAGCTGCTCACCGGGGCCCTCCAGGACCGCGGCCGGGCGGTAGTCCTGGGCTCCCGCACGTTCGGCAAGGGATCGGTGCAGATGCCGAGCCGGCTGCCCGGCGGCTCGGTGGCCGAGCTGACCGTCGGCCACTACCGCACCCCCTCCGGCCGCGGCGTCGACGGCACGGGCATCACGCCCGACCTGGAGGTCGACCCGACGGACCCGACCGCCCTGGAGCAGGCCCGGACGGTACTGAGCGGGCTGGGGCGCTAG